In Anaerolineales bacterium, the sequence GCTGGCGCACGCGTTCGTCCACACCCTCGTAGCGCCCGCAGAGCAGCGCCAGCCGCGGCTGCCGGCTCAATTCTTGCGCTACAGCCTGGCTAAATGGCCGCCCTTGGGGAGTGAGCAGGATGACCGGCACCGCGGGCGCCAGGCCCAGCACGGCTTCCACGGCGGCGAAGAGCGGCTCGGGCTTCATCACCATGCCGCCGCCGCCGCCGTACGGCTCATCGTCGGTGACCTGGTGTTTGTCCGTGGCGTAGTCACGAATGTTGTGCAGAATTACCTGCAGCCGGTTGGCCTGGCGGGCCCGGCCCAAAATGCTGGTCCCCAGGTAGGTTTCAAACAATTCTGGGAACAAGGTGAATACATCGAATTGCATGCGCTCATTCTATCAGCGCCAAGACCTGCGGGTTTTTGATCAGCCCCGGTCACAATCTCATAAGGTTCTCATAGCCTTTTCTTGACGGGCAATTCCTGCGGCCAGTACAATCGCGGCATGTATCTTCGTGGCAGTCGCTGGCATATGCAGCGCCAACGTAAACAGCGCCGGGTGAATCCGGCGCTGATTGGGTTGGTGTTAATGCTGGCGGGGGCGGCCTGCTACTTCAACCAATATGTGGTGCCGGCCCTGCCCCTGCCCCAGGAACCCACGCTGATCCCCACGCAAGACCCTGAATCCTATGTGAGTGCGGCAGACGCCTATTTCAATGAAGGCAACCTGCTGCAATCGATTGCCTCCTACGAACAAGCCATCATGGCAGACCCGGCCAACCCGGCCGTTTACATCGCCCTGGCTCGCGTGCAAATGCTGGCCGGGCGGCCAGAGGCGGCCCAAACCAGCGTGAGCAACGCGCTGCTGCTCAGCCCGGACAACCCCACGGCCCTGTCCATTCTGGGCTGGGCCTTGAATGCGCTAGACAACGAACCCGGGGCGGAAAGCGCCCTGCGCCGCGCCCTGCAGCTGGACCCCAACCAGCCGCTGGCCCACGCATTCTACGCCGAGGTGCTGGCCGACCAACAGCTGTACGAACAGGCCGCCGAAGAGTCGCGCATCGCGGTGGAACTGGCCGGCGACCTGCTGGAAGTGCGCCGGGCGCGCGGCTACGTACTGGAACTGACCGGCAACTACCCTGAAGCCGCCTTCCAATATGAAGCCGCGCTGCAGATCAACGACCGGATTGCCGGCCTGCACCTTTCTCTGGGACGCGTGTACCGCGCCATGGAACGCTACGAAGACGCCATCAACCAGTTCGTCGTGGCTGACTCGCTCAACCCGAACGACCCCCTGCCCAACACCTACACCGGGCTGATCTACATCACCACCGGCGAATTCGGCAAGGCCGTGCAAGCCATGCTGCAAGCCGCATCCGAAGAGCCATCCAACCCCTACCGGCATGCCAACCTGGGGGTGGCCTATTACCGTAACCGCCAGTCCGAAGAAGCCTTGCAAGCGCTGGAGCTGGCGCTGCGCGGCGGCACGGACGACAAGGGCAATGTGGTGCCCGGCCTGGCGTTGGATGCGCCCGATGTGGTCTCGTATTACTACATCTACGGACTGCTGCTGGCCCGCGCCCAGCGCTGTTCTGAGGCACTGCCGGTCTCCCAAGCGCTGATCGCCGCTGTGCCAGACAATCAGGTGGCGGTGGACAACGCCAATGAGATGGTGCGCATCTGCGAAGAAGGCGCCAGCCTGCCAACCGTCACACCACTGGCCGACCTGGCTGCACGCGCCGGGGGGTCTTAGCCATGCGCGTCCGCCAACGCCAGAATCTGTTCCACTCCCCCGGGCCGCGCTCCAACCCATACCGCATGATGTTTTGGGCCGGGCTGATCATGGCCGGGCTGTTCATGCTGCAGGGTTTGAACACTGGTCGCTACCAGCCGCTGTTCGTGCCCACTCCCACGGCTACCCGCAGCGCCGCCTCTTATCGTGAAGAAGGCAGCGCCTTCTTTAATGCGGGCAACTTAGACAGCGCCATCCAGGCCTATCAGGACGCCTTGACCGAGAACCCGCAAGACTATTTGGGCTGGACGGAACTGGCCCGCATCCAGGCCTACTCCTCGGCCCTGCTGACCCAGGACCGCCGGCGTGAGCGCTTGGCGGAGGCCCTGCAAAGCATTGACCGCGCCGTGGAAATTGCGCCGGAATACAGCACCGGCCATGCGGTGCGGGCCTTTGTGCTCAACTGGAGCGCAGGGGCCGCCGGCAACGCGGCTGACTACCAGGCCTTCATCGCCCAGGCCAGCATCGAGGCGGTGCTGGCCCTGCAACTGGACAGCCGGGATGTGCTGGCGCTGGCCTACCAAGCCGAGATCTTCGTAGACCAGCAGCAATACGACCAGGCCTTCCAATATGCGGAACGGGCTCTCTCGCTGGACTCGCGCTCCTTCGACACCCTGCGGGTCAGCGGCTATGTGCGCGAGGCCAGCGGCAATTACGCCGGGGCGATCGAACGCTACCAGCAAGCAGTGGAAGTGGCCCCCAACCAAACCTTCGTCTACATCCGCATCGGGCAGAACTACCGTGAACTGAGCCTCTACGACCAGGCGCTGGACTACTTCGACCGGGCCGCCACGATCAACGCCGCCCTGGGCATCAGCGACCCGTTGCCCTACATCGCCATCGCCAAGACCTATTCGCGCATGGGCGAATTCTTCGCCGCGGCGCTGAACGCTGAGCGCGCCATTGACCTGGACCCCACCAATGCCGATTGGTACGGGCAGCTGGGCATCATCTATTTCCGCTCGCGCAACTACGAAAGCTCCATCCCGGTGTTGGGCTGCGCGGTGAACGGCTGTTCGGACGTGCAAAACAGCCTGGACAGTTTGGGCCGCTGGACGAATTCTGTGCAGGGCATGCCGCTGGATGACAACACCCTGGTCTACTATTACACCTATGGCTCGGTGCTGGCTGCCCTGCAGGACTGCCCCACCGCCATGCCGATCCTGGACGAGCTGCGCGAGACTTATGCGGGCGACTCGATCGTGATGGGCATTGTGCAGCAAAACTACGCCATCTGCGGCCAGCCTCTGGCCGGCGGCTAAGCTCCGTCAGAATTTTGTAAGAAAATCCCGGGGGCCTTGACCTGCGCTTGACGCCTTACCCAAAAATGGTATGATTGCCGCAATTAGCACTCTTTCGACATGAGTGCTAATGTTGCGTAAGCACACAAATCCATATCACATAGAGCAAACCGCTCAACTTTAGGAGGCATTGCATGGCTAGTACCCTCAAACCGCTCGCGGACCGCGTGTTGGTGGAGCCGATCGAGGACGAAGAGGTCACCGCGGGTGGCATCGTCCTGCCGGAGACCGCCAAAGAGAAGCCGCAGCGCGGCAAGATCTTGGCCGCTGGCCCCGGTGGCCGCGACGAAAATGGCAAGCCGGTCGAAATGGAAGTGGCCGTGGGCCAGACCGTGTTGTTCGCCAAGTATGCGGGCACCGAGATCAAGGTCGATGGCAAGAAGCTGTTGATCTTGCGCCAATCCGACGTCTTGGCCGTTGTCGAAGGCTAAAAAAAAGCACTTATATCTTTCCCAAGGAGACACTAATCTATGGCAAAACAACTCGCCTTTTCTGAGGAAGCTCGCCGCCACTTGCTGGCCGGCGTGAACGCGGTGGCTGAGGCTGTGGTCACCACGTTAGGACCCAAGGGCCGCAACGTGGCCCTGGACCGCAAGTTCGGCGCCCCCACCATCACCCATGATGGTGTGACGGTGGCCAAGGAAGTGGAGCTGGAGAACCCGTTCGAGAACATGGGCGCCCAGCTGCTGAAGGAAGCCGCTTCCAAGACCAACGACATTGCCGGCGACGGCACCACCACCAGCACCCTGCTGGCGCATGCCATCGTGACTGACGGCATGAAGAACCTGGCGGCCGGCGCCAACCCGATGATGCTCAAGCGCGGCATTGAAGCGGCCACCCGCGCCGTTTCCGAAGAGATCAAGAAGCAAGCCATCAAGATCGAGAACAAAGAAGGCATTGCCAACGTCGCCTCCGTGTCCGCCCAGGACCGCGAGATCGGCAACTTGATCGCTGAAGTCTTTGACAAGGTCGGCAACGACGGCGTTATCACTGTGGAAGACTCCCAGGGTCTGCAGTTCGAAACCGAATACGTCGAAGGTATGCAGTTCGACCGCGGCTACCTCTCCGCTTACTTCGTGACCAACCCGGAGAACATGGAAGCCATCATCGAAGACGCCAATGTGCTGATCTACGATAAAAAGATCTCCGCCGCCCAGGACATGGTGCCGCTGCTGGAGAAGCTGGTGCAGACCGGCAAGCGCAACCTGCTGATCATCGCCGAGGATGTGGACGGCGAAGCGCTGGCCACTCTGGTGCTGAACAAGCTGCGCGGCATGCTAAACGTGCTGGCGGTCAAGGCCCCTGGCTTTGGCGACCGCCGCAAGGCCATGCTGCAGGACATCGCCATCTTGACCGGCGCCACCGTGATCTCGGAGGAAGTCGGCCGCAAGCTGGAAACCGCCACCATCGAGGATCTGGGTAAGGCCGAGAAGGTCGTCTCCGACAAGGACAACACCACCATCGTCGGCGGCAAGGGCGACCCCAAGCGCATCGCCGCCCGCGTGGAAGAGATCCGCGTGGAGAAGGACAACAGCACCAGCGACTACGACAAAGAGAAGCTGGACGAGCGCCTGGCCAAGCTGGCCGGCGGTGTGGCCATCATCCGTGTTGGCGCCGCCACCGAGACCGAGCTGAAGGAAAAGAAGCACCGTGTGGAAGACGCGGTATCCGCCACCCGCGCCGCTTTGGAAGAAGGCATTGTGCCCGGCGGCGGCGTGGCTCTGTTGAACGCCCGCGCCGTGCTGGACAAGGTGAAGGTAGACGATGAGGACTCCAAGATCGGCGTGCAGATCGTGCGCCGCGCCCTGGAGCAGCCCATGCGCCGCATCTCCCAGAACGCCGGCCAGGACGGCTCGGTGATCGTCGATGGCGTACTGCGTGAGCAGGAAGCCAAGAAGAGCAAGAGCATCGGCTACGATGTGATGGAAGAGACCTTCGTGGACATGGTTGCCAAGGGCTGGATCGACCCGGCCAAGGTGACGCGTGGCGCGCTGGAGAATGCCGCTTCCATCGCGGCCATGATCTTGACCACTGAGGCCCTGATCACCGACAAGCCCGAGGAGCACCCGGCCCCCGCCCCTGGCGGCGGCCACATGCCGGAATACTAAACCAACAGCTTCGCCGTTGGTTTTGGCAAAAGCTTCGCTTTTGCCGCAGCCCGATTATCAAAAAAGCCTCGCGAATGCGGGGCTTTTTTTTCTTCGGCCAACAGTTTGGGATTATACTGCCGCCTGTAAATGAAAATTCAACGACATCTGCTGTTTGCAATTCTTGCAGTTTCCCTCATCAGCCTGGCAGTAGCACTGAGCTCTGCCTCAGCCGCGCCTCTGTTTGCGCCAGTGCGACTAAACTTGGATTCCAGCGGCAATGTGGGCAACAATCCCTGGTTGGCGCTGGACGCCTACCAACGGCCGGTAATCGCATACACAGATACGACTGGCACGGCTCTCAAGCTGGTCTACTGCGATAACCCGGTGTGCAGCTCCCGGACCATCAACGTAGTGGATGATACGGGCACAGGCAATAGTGCTGTATTACAGCTCAACGCCGAAGGTTTGCCCGTGATCAGCTATCACCGCGGCGGCAGGATGTATATTGCCTTTTGTAGCACGCCAACTTGCGAGCCAGGCAGCGTGACAGTGAAGGCACTACACGACCTTGCCGGCGCCAACAGCATTCGACTATCCATGCTGTTGGATGCAGACGATAGACCCATTAGCGCTTACACGTATTCGGGCGGCGGGGTTGCCGGCTTGTGGGTGGCCTATTGCAATGATTCTGAATGCGATTCCATAACCCGCACGCGCGTAGTGGAGGGAGGGGGAACTAATTACACCTCAATGAAGCTCAACTCCATTGGCAACCCAGTAATTGCCTACAACACAACAACAGGGGCGCGTCTGCTCACCTGCACCGCGCCTGATTGCAGCACAGCTGATACCCCCGTGGTGTTGCATTCTAGTAGCCAGACCAGGTACATCTCCCTGGAACTGGATGCAGCCGGCATACCGCGGGTGGTCTTCTTTGACAATCAAAGTCCGTCGACGAGTATCCGAATGGTGCGCTGCAACGATATTGCTTGCTCTTCTCTAGCCACCACGGTCAACTTCGCTGGTACCGCCACGACGTCTTACACGTCGCTGGTCTTTAATAGCAGCGGTCACTCAGTGTTTACCTCTTCGGAAACTTCTGGCGGCAATCCCGGCTTGAGGATTACACGTTGTACAAATACCACCTGCAGCCCCGTCCCTACTGCCAGCTCGCTGCATGACAATATAGGCTCCCTTGGCAACAGTCTTCAGTTGGACTGTGCTGGCAACCCCGTGGTGGCTTACTACAACCTCACCGCCGAGGATCTTCGGTTGTATGTTGACAACGCCAGCGCCTGCGCCGCCACCCCTGTGCCTGCGTTCAGAGGCACGCCTGAGGCCACCGGCCCGCTGGAGTTTAGCGGGGCCGCGGGTAGTAGCCCTCAGATCAGCATCGATATCCATAACATCGTCCACGCTACCCAGCTGGATGTTGACCTTGTGAGCATCAGCGGTGGCTACAGCATCGTCTCCGGCCTGCCCATCGATGACCTGGCCGCCAGCGACCCGGCCGCCACCATCACCGTGCAATGTGATAGCGCCCCACAGGCTCTCGGCACGCTCGTTTTGGCCACCAACGACCCGGTGGTGCCCACTGTGACCTACGACCTCACTTGCACGGCGCTCGTGCCCGAGTTCAACGGCTCCCCCACTGCGCCCGGCCCACTGGCCTTTGTTGACATAGCGGCCGCCACCCCTCAACTCACTGTTCAAGTGACCAACACAGGGGATACCGGTTCCCAACTGGATGTCAGCCTGGCGAGCATTACCACCCCCGGCTACAGCATCGTTTCCGGCTTGCCAATAGACGACCTGACCACGATTGGAGGCTCGGCGACCATCACCGTGCAATGCGATAGTGTGCCGCAATCGTCGGGCACGCTGGTGCTCAGCACCAACGACCCGGCCAACCCCACCGTGACCTACAACCTGACCTGTACCGCTCCTGCATCGGGCGGCGACTCTGGCTCGTCGTCCGACGGTGTCGGCGCCGTTTCTTCCGCCAGCAAGCCCATAGCCCCTAGTGGGGTCACCACCCTGCAGCTGGGCCGTCTGCTCGTCTCGCTGCCGGCCTCCGCCATTCCGCCCGGCCAGACCGGCTGTGAGATCGCCGTCAAAGAACAGGGCAGTTCCGGCGAATATGGCTTCTCGCTGGACGATCTGGTCTACGACGTCAAAGTCTTCTGCGACAGCGGCGAACTCAACATCTTCCTGGACGCGCTGACCGTCTGCATCCGCCCCTCAGATGGCGTGCCGGGCGACAAGAACGTCTACCACCGCCATGCGGGCCAGGACTTCCGGGCCATCAATGGTGGCTCCGGGCCTGCAGGCTACGTCTGCGGGCAAACCCGCACGCTCTCGCTGTTCACCCTCGGCCAATTGGCCCTGCCCGCCACCGGCTTCGCGCCGGGCGTGGTCACCGACTTGGGCGCGCCTTCTGTAGCCTACGCCGCGTCTGACTTGACCCTGAGCATCCCCAAGCTGGGCCTCAACCCGGACATCCTCGGCGTGCCGCAAGGACCCAACGGCTGGGATGTAAGCTGGCTTTCATCGGGGCAAGCCGGTTATCTCTACGGCACGGCCTTCCCCACCTGGGCAGGCAACTCGGTTTTGACCGCCCATGTCTGGAACGCCGACAATACGCCGGGGCCGTTCCATGCTCTCAAGACCCTCCAGCACGGCGACCGCTTCACCATAGCCTATGGTGGCAACACCTATACTTACGAGGTGCGCAGTAATCAGCTAGTGCTGCCCAGTAGCCAGCGCCCGCTGGCGGAGAGCGAGTACAGCCAAATCACCCTGGTCACCTGCGAGAGTTTCGACCCCGCCACCGGCGACTACCGCTACCGCCGCGCCGTGCAGGCCGTACTGGTGGACGTGTACTAGCATTTGTTTACTGCGGCATTGTCAGTTGGCGTACAAGGCGTTTGACGTAGGCATCAAATTCCTTATACTTACCGAAACTGGATGCACGTCATTTCAGCACCGTCTCGCTCCGCTTGTTTCACATTGCTTGCCGTCTTCACGCTGGTGGTCGCCGCCTGCGGTGGCGGCAGCAGCAACATCAGCGAAGACGATATTCTCGCCACCCACACCGCGCTGCGGACCGAGCAGGCGGCTGGCTGGAATATCACCCCAACGCCACTTCCCACGGCTGTGCCCACCGCTGGCACCGCAGCCACCGCGCTAGCTCCCTGGCTAGATGTGTTGCAGGCGGTGGATAGCCCCCGCAGCGTCGGCCGCTACAGCTCGTTGGCGCTGGATGCGGCGGGCAACCCGGTCATTAGCTACTACGATGCCTCCAATATGGATCTCAAGCTGGCCTACTGCCGGGATGCAAACTGCAGCTCCGCCGTGCTCAGCACCGTGGCCAGCAGCGGCAGGGTGGGCGAATACACCTCGCTGGTGTTGGATGCAACCGGCAAGCCGGTTATCAGCTATTACGACGATGCCGAACGAGACCTCAAGTTGGCGCATTGCAACGACCCTAACTGCGTGACGGCTGTGCTCAACACCGTGGATAGCGAAGGGGAAGTGGGCCAGCACACTTCGCTGGCGCTGGACGCAGCTGGCAACCCGGTCATCAGCTACTATGACGGCACAAACTACGCGCTCAAACTGGCCCATTGCACAGACCCAGTATGCAGCTCGGTGATCATCACTGTCGTTGATGGTGAGGCCAGGGTGGGTGAATACAGCTCGCTGGCCCTGGATGCAGCGGGCAACCCAGTGATCAGCTACCATGACTCAAGCAATCAGGATCTGAAGTTGGCGCGTTGCCATGACCCCAACTGCGTCTCGGCTACCCTTAGTATCCTGGACGGCGAGGCGGTTATCACTGGCGCCTTCGGCCGTTACAGCTCGCTGGTGCTGGACGCGGTGGGCAACCCGGTGGTGAGCTATTACGATGATGTCTTGGACGACCTGAAGCTGGCTCGTTGCCGCCAACCCAATTGTGCTACCGTGGACATTATTGTGGTGGACAGCGAAGGCGAAGTGGGCTGGTTCACTTCGCTGGCCTTGGACGCGACGGGTAACCCGGTGATCAGCTATTACGACCGGACAAATCTCTCACTGAAGCTGGCCCAGTGCCATGACCCCAACTGCGCCAGTGCAGATATCGCCACTGTGGACGATGATGGCGACGTAGGATGGCACACTTCGTTGGCGCTGGATTGCGCTGGCAGCCCGGTGATTGCCTACTACGACTTCGCCAATCAATCGCTAAAAGTGGCCAGCTTCAGTGGCTCGCCAGACTGCCAGCCCTAAATCCCTGCCCCATCCTCAGCCCTGCCTCTGGCGCATGACCTCGAAGGCCAGCGCCGCAGTGGACGAAGTCACATCCAGCTCACCCGCAAAGCCGCGCCCGTAAGGGATCGTGATCTGCAGGTCGCACAGGGCTTGCGCCGCGGCGCCTAGCCCGCGGCGCTCGCCGCCGATCAGCAGGAACAGCGGCCCGCGCAGGTCGGCCGCGTACAGGGGCGTGGCCGTGCGCGCCTTGGCCGTGGCCGCCACCAGGCAGCCTTGCGCCTTGAAATGCTGGATGGCGGTTTCCGGCGCCGCCTGCGCGGTAGGCATGTACTCCGTGGCCCCGGCCGACGCGCGTGCCACTACGTTCAGCGCCGTGTCCCAGTTGCGCTGCGGCACCACCAGGCCGTCGGCCCCGGCGGCGTACAGGGCGCGCACCGCCTGGCCGTAGTTGTAGGGGTCTTCCACGCCGTACAACATGGCGAAAAAGCCCTGCGGTGCGGCAGCGGTCAGCTCCTCCAAGGTCTGGAAGCTGCGCTCGCCCGCCTGGGCCAGCACACCGCCGTGGCTGCGCCCCTGCGCCAGCGCATCCAGCTGCTCGGCGGGGATGGACTGTACTTGCAGACCGCGCTGGCGTGCGGCGGCCGTGATCTGCCCAGCCTGGCGCACCGGTTTGCCGGCTTGCAGGTAGACCGCCTGCACCGGGCGGCGGCCGGCCTGCAGCGCGGCCAGCACGGAGACCCAGCCTTCCAAAATCTGCGGCGTACTCATATTCGGCAGTATACTCTTGCCTAGCTACATGATGCCTGACCAAGTCTCTTTCACTGTTGCCAACACGCATGAACAATTGCAAGCGCTCAGCCAGGAGCTGAGCCGGGAAGCTCTGATCGGCGTCGATAGCGAGGCCAACAGCCTGCACGCCTACCGCGAGCGGCTGTGCCTGCTGCAATTCTCCACCCCCACCCAAGACGCCGTAGTGGACCCGCTGCTGCTGCCAGATCTGTCCAGCCTGGCTTCGGTCTTCTCCAATCCACAGATCGAAAAGATCTTTCACGCCGCGGAATACGACCTGATCGTGCTATACCGCGATCTGGGCTTCACGCTCAGCAACCTGTTCGACACGATGGTGGCGGCCCGCATTTTGGGGCGCAAAAAGGTGGGCCTGGGCAATTTGCTGGAAGAAGAATTCGGCATTCACTTGGAAAAGCGCTTCCAGCGCGCCGACTGGGGCCAGCGGCCCCTGCGGCCTGAGATGCTGGAATATGCCCGCATGGACACCCACCACCTGATCGAGCTGCGCCACAAGCTGAAAGACGAGTTACAGGCCCGCGAGCGCTGGGAGATCGCCCGTGAGGACTTTGCCCGCCAGCCGAGCCTGATCCCCACCCTGGCCGAGCCGCCCCAACAGGACATCTGGCGCATCAAAGGCGCCCGGGACCTGACGCCGCGCCAGGCGGCCATCCTGCAAGAGCTGGCCGTCTACCGGGAGAGCCGGGCGGCCCAGGCCGACCAGCCGCTGTTCAAGATCATCAGCGACACAACGCTGAGCGCCATTGCCGCCAGCCAACCGCAAAGCGCGAAGGATCTGGAGAGCCTGGAGGGCATGACGCCCGGCCAGGTGCGCCGGCACGCCAAGGGACTGCTGGCGGCGGTGCGCAGGGGCGAGCAAAGCCCGCCGCTGCGCCGGCCGCGGCGGGAGCCGTATGACGAAGCCTATGTGGAACGCCTGGACAAGCTGCGCGCCTGGCGTAAAGCAGCCGCCCTGGAGATGGATGTCGAATCGGACGTGGTGCTGCCCAAGGACCTGATGCAGGCGGTGGCCAAAGCCAACCCCAACTCGCCCGAGGCCCTGGCAGGGCTGCTGAGCCAGGTGCCCTGGCGCCTGGCGCGCTTTGGGGCAGAGATTCTCTCCGCGCTGAAACCCAGCTAAAGGAGCTTCATGCAGCTACATTTCCTCGGCGCTGCCCAAACGGTTACCGGTTCCCAGCACCTGCTCGAAGTCAACGGCCATCAAATCCTGCTGGACTGCGGCCTGTATCAAGGCCCGCGCAAAGAGTCGATCGAACGCAACAAAACCTTTCGCTTTGAGCCCGGCAAACTCTCGGCCGTGCTGCTCTCGCATGCGCACATTGACCACAGCGGTAACCTGCCCAACCTGGTGAAGAGCGGCTACGCCGGGCCAATCTATGCACAGCGCGCCTCGGCCCACCTGAGCCGGTTGATGCTGGAAGACTCCGCCCGCATCCAGGAAAGTGACGCCATGCACCTCAACCGGCGTTTGGCCAAGCGCGGCCAGCCGCTGGTGGAGCCGCTGTACACCACGGATGACGTGGCCCGCACCAACGTCCAGTTCCGCGAGCGGGATTACGACAAGGCCTTTGAAGTTGCCCCCGGCGTCCAGGTCACCTTCGTGGAAGCGGGGCATATCCTCGGCTCCACCGCCATCGTGTTGGACATTGACGAGGGCGGCGGCCGCCAGCAGCGCCTGTGGTTCTCCGGGGATATTGGCCGCCCCGAGCTGCCGCTGCTGCGCGACCCGGTGCTGCCCAAGGCGCCCGACAATATCCTGATGGAATGCACCTACGGCGACCGCCCGCACCCCTCCCCAGCGCAGGCCTACGAAGGTTTGCAAGAAGCCGTCAACGAAACCCTGGCGCGCGGCGGCAAGGTGCTGATCCCCGCCTTCGCCGTGGGGCGCACCCAGGAACTGGTCTTCAACCTGAACCGCATGATGAGCGCCGGGGATATCCCGCGCGTGCCGGTGTACGTGGACAGCCCGTTGGCGGTGAATGTCACCGATGTATTCCGCGCCCATCTGGAATGCTTCGACCAGGAGACCATAGAATTCATCGAGTCCGGCAAAGATCGCCAGGCCCTGGGCTTCGAAATGCTGACCTATATCCGCAGCGTGGATGAATCCAAGGACCTCAATGAGCGCAAAGACCCGATGATCATCATCTCCGCCTCGGGGATGATGGAAGCCGGGCGCATTCTGCACCACCTGGAGCACAATGTGGATGATGAGCGCAGCGTGGTGCTGATCGTCTCCTGGATGGCGCCGCATACGCTGGGCCGCCGCCTGCTGGAAGGCGAGGAGCAGATCAAGATCTTCGGCGAAGTCTTTGAACGCAAGATCCGCGTGGCGCGCGTGCAGGGTTTCTCTGCCCATGCCGGGCAGGAAGGCCTGCGCGAGTATGTGCGCGCCGCCGACGGCCGTCCGCGCA encodes:
- a CDS encoding HRDC domain-containing protein, translated to MMPDQVSFTVANTHEQLQALSQELSREALIGVDSEANSLHAYRERLCLLQFSTPTQDAVVDPLLLPDLSSLASVFSNPQIEKIFHAAEYDLIVLYRDLGFTLSNLFDTMVAARILGRKKVGLGNLLEEEFGIHLEKRFQRADWGQRPLRPEMLEYARMDTHHLIELRHKLKDELQARERWEIAREDFARQPSLIPTLAEPPQQDIWRIKGARDLTPRQAAILQELAVYRESRAAQADQPLFKIISDTTLSAIAASQPQSAKDLESLEGMTPGQVRRHAKGLLAAVRRGEQSPPLRRPRREPYDEAYVERLDKLRAWRKAAALEMDVESDVVLPKDLMQAVAKANPNSPEALAGLLSQVPWRLARFGAEILSALKPS
- a CDS encoding MBL fold metallo-hydrolase — protein: MQLHFLGAAQTVTGSQHLLEVNGHQILLDCGLYQGPRKESIERNKTFRFEPGKLSAVLLSHAHIDHSGNLPNLVKSGYAGPIYAQRASAHLSRLMLEDSARIQESDAMHLNRRLAKRGQPLVEPLYTTDDVARTNVQFRERDYDKAFEVAPGVQVTFVEAGHILGSTAIVLDIDEGGGRQQRLWFSGDIGRPELPLLRDPVLPKAPDNILMECTYGDRPHPSPAQAYEGLQEAVNETLARGGKVLIPAFAVGRTQELVFNLNRMMSAGDIPRVPVYVDSPLAVNVTDVFRAHLECFDQETIEFIESGKDRQALGFEMLTYIRSVDESKDLNERKDPMIIISASGMMEAGRILHHLEHNVDDERSVVLIVSWMAPHTLGRRLLEGEEQIKIFGEVFERKIRVARVQGFSAHAGQEGLREYVRAADGRPRNIFLVHGEAGPAAALSELLAADGAANVHYPEWGSRVEL